The following proteins come from a genomic window of Triticum aestivum cultivar Chinese Spring chromosome 6A, IWGSC CS RefSeq v2.1, whole genome shotgun sequence:
- the LOC123132057 gene encoding uncharacterized protein, whose amino-acid sequence MAASSSLLAAGDSAHRRQWRYTWETLAHLPLLRLYLSHPALSAAAPSGLRADLRLEADLLLLSFSLASDPVSLRVPVPRVLVDPSAPPECRAAGDHLEVRLTLVLPVDHPVVAAAFPGAGPPAPLSLRDDLKSLSSGDVHLYCKTCSARLTKQPLRDVVEMPSLNWEDVADNWFGGCCTSFGGASEKLISHYINAYGRLQRTTLLDATSIIIEKDYLETDIVSRVDTSVPSVDFVALEEAMFNVTLESDHTAEKIKLNNSEEEVCHEKKIGSNHLQPPVLLEEGPCIDNTEKNGGTPWTDQCGTIQLNNGGDVNSEKSTSDCFIENMEQTSQEADSNLVDPCSCCGDNGDSGKAGLENQRDYKLTKSISLGSSFIVKEPNLVKDVNWVELLCSHCSSSLGSYPSQYSDAPSDGRVRLFKCYTSSDLPVGGPHDVFRGHTLEKLFVNLLLEIAEDEISFRTIVRDLKTKRPMLQIVLLSSKAWMFSGYCYENEMDGSHVTAHLQPTVKLLYSNCSSASETDLRTVEEWSSKYRAEQLYMMAGQINELTECLSSAKDEFPLSCSSLEGMCLSSLER is encoded by the exons ATGGCCGCCTCGTCctccctcctcgccgccggcgacagCGCGCACCGGCGGCAGTGGCGGTACACGTGGGAGACCCTGGCGCACCTCCCCCTCCTGCGTCTCTACCTCTCCCACCCGGCCCTCTCCGCCGCGGCGCCCTCCGGCCTCCGCGCCGACCTCCGCCTCgaggccgacctcctcctcctctccttctcccttgcgTCGGACCCCGTATCGCTCAGGGTCCCCGTGCCGAGGGTGCTCGTGGACCCCTCCGCCCCGCCCGAGTGCCGCGCCGCGGGGGACCACCTCGAGGTCCGCCTCAccctcgtcctccccgtcgaccatcccgtcgtcgccgccgccttccccggcGCCGGCCCTCCCGCGCCCCTCTCCCTCCGCGATG ATTTGAAGTCTCTATCTTCTGGAGATGTCCATTTGTACTGCAAAACATGCTCAGCAAGATTGACAAAACAGCCACTAAG GGACGTTGTGGAAATGCCATCTTTAAATTGGGAGGATGTGGCTGACAATTGGTTTGGTGGATGTTGCACATCATTCGGAGGGGCAAGTGAGAAGTTAATATCACACTATATCAATGCATACGGTCGCCTGCAGAGAACAACTCTACTAGATGCTACCTCCATTATTATAGAGAAGGATTATCTTGAGACTGATATAGTGTCGAGAGTAGATACTTCAGTGCCCAGTGTTGATTTTGTTGCACTAGAAGAAGCTATGTTTAATGTTACTCTAGAAAGCGATCATACTGCCGAGAAGATAAAATTGAATAATTCAGAAGAGGAGGTATGCCATGAAAAGAAAATTGGTTCTAATCACTTGCAACCTCCAGTTCTTTTGGAAGAGGGTCCTTGTATTGATAATACTGAAAAAAATGGAGGCACTCCTTGGACTGATCAGTGTGGTACTATCCAGCTGAATAATGGTGGCGATGTGAATTCTGAGAAGTCTACAAGTGACTGTTTTATTGAAAACATGGAGCAAACTTCTCAAGAGGCTGATTCGAATCTGGTAGATCCATGCAGTTGCTGCGGTGACAATGGAGATAGTGGAAAAGCTGGATTGGAGAACCAAAGAGATTACAAGTTAACAAAAAGTATCTCTCTTGGAAGTAGCTTTATCGTTAAAGAACCAAACCTTGTGAAAGATGTTAACTGGGTTGAGCTTCTATGTTCTCATTGCTCGTCATCTCTTGGATCATACCCATCGCAATATTCAGATGCTCCATCAGATGGACGGGTACGGCTGTTCAAATGTTACACATCCTCAGACCTTCCTGTTGGGGGTCCTCATGATGTGTTCAG GGGACACACATTGGAAAAACTATTTGTTAATTTGTTGCTTGAAATTGCTGAAGATGAAATATCTTTTCGTACAATAGTGAGAGATTTGAAAACCAAAAGGCCCATGCTGCAAATAGTCCTCCTTAGTTCAAAAGCATGGATGTTTTCTGGTTACTGCTATGAAAATGAAATGGATGGTTCACATGTGACAGCACATCTGCAGCCTACTGTTAAGCTCCTGTATTCTAACTGCAGTAGTGCCTCAGAAACAGACTTAAG GACAGTAGAGGAGTGGTCATCCAAATATCGGGCTGAACAGTTATACATGATGGCCGGGCAGATAAATGAACTTACTGAATGCCTTAGCTCAGCCAAGGATGAGTTCCCTCTTTCTTGCTCGTCTCTTGAAGGAATGTGTCTTTCGTCTCTGGAGCGTTGA